The stretch of DNA AGCAGCAAGCTCAGCTGATCAGGCTGAATGTCTACACAACTATGCAATGCTACAACACATAGTACAATTATAACTGCTTTACAAATCTCCTAGACCAAAATCAAGCTCCAGTTCAGAGGTGAATGAAATACCTTCAACAACCAAGTCGAAGACCCTCTCCTCAAAGGTCATTATCATATCAAACACCCCATCACCGGCATTGTCCTGCCACCGCTGAGGCGCCAGCTTCACCGAGGTGTTCCTCTTCAACATAGGCAGCAATCCATTCCTCTTGTACCTGGATGGTTCGACACAGAAATCCACTGAGAGCAGGGCATTTCAAATTATCGCGCAGGGTGCCCAACAAGTCAAAGTGATGACACACAAAGAAACGGGAAATCTAGTGAGCACACACAAAGAAACAGGAACGCTCGTGAGCACAAACATCCCTGCAGACCCAATTCGGCAAGTACCCATCTTTTCGAGGGCAGACAGAGACATTGCGAACAAGGACACGCAAATTGCGTAAGATTTAGAATGGTTGCTTGCTATCTGTTTCGATCAAATGCACACTGAATTTCGCATAAACCACATCCAGAACCCTAATCACTACATTTTTTCCCCCAAACCAACCGTAGGAGGTAGGTCAGACGAGGAGAGGGAAGATGACAGTAAGTGCTTGTACTGACAGGTCGGGGTCCTTGCGGCGGAGGTCGTCGTAGATGGCGCCGTAGGGGGTGCCGAAGTCGTAGACGTTGGGCTCATGGAGGGAGGGACCGGGGAGCTTGACGTGGGTGCCCGTGCCGTAGGACTCGACGTCGAGCCCCGCGCGGCCCAGCTGCGAGTGCGCCTCCATGCTCCGGTTCATGTTCGAGGAGCACACCATTGCGAACCGCCACCTCTTTCCCTCGGCCACCATCctgtcctcctcctccgccgccgccgccgccggatgtCGCCGTCGGCGAGAGGTCGAGCTTTCTGCCGACCTGTCCTGCGGGTTGCGGCTTCTGGACTGATGTGCTGCGCTTTAGGATTCGGGCGCGGGGAAACGGACGGACGGGATGGATTTAACTAGGGGATTGGAGTCTCGTCTAGGGCCCACTGGTGCTACTCGATCCGGCCCAGAAGTAAACCTGTGGCCTGTGGGGTGCCAAGCCCAGCTGGCCttttctaaacaaggcctaacacggCCTTACGAATGACAGCGATCGTTtcccaaaaaagaaaaaaaaaagggacaGCGATCGAGCCGGGTTTGACACAGCTTGCTCGTTGATAATCAAGTCTGCATCTGCAACACATGTTAATGTTAATAGTGAACCTACGTGTAACTTGATATATTGCTATATTTCTTAAGGAGTGTTTGTTTAGCGACGGTGCATGGATGAAATGGGATAATACCGGAAACagaatcatccatgaaaaaaatatttctcTAGATTCGAGGACAATCTCTTACCTTGTtcagttcctaaaatttttttggttttggatactgtaacacttttttttatttggcaaatttatccaatcatagactaactaagctcaaaagattcatctcgcgatttacaggtaaactgtgcaattagtttctgttttcatctatatttaatacttcatgcatgtgccgcaagattcaatgtgatggagaatcttgaaaaatttttgtttttgggatgaactaaacaaggcctaaaaatcgGTGGAAAGATATGGAAGATGGACGTGCACAATAGCTCTAAGCTACGAGAGAGGGCATCGGCCACGAGAGACGGTGGTCGAGGGAGTCACCGGCCATGGCGCATGGCGCGCGTGTTGACGGACACCGAACCATGAAAACACACACCGTGAGGCACTTCAGTTGTGGGTGTGTGCAAGCCGCAGGAGGCGTCTATTGTGAGAGGCGACAACCAAGGGATCTGTTGGCCACGAGCGCATGACGGTCATGGGAGAAGCCGTCTCACCCCTTAGAGAATGATCAGACAAAAATAAAGGAAGAAgatgaaagagaaaaaaaatgacaAATAGATCTCACATGTTAAGTATCTCATCTCATCTTCCGACGTCCTTTAACCAAACACGGATCACAAATGATCTCTCCCTCTCAACCAAACGCGAAGCAGGGACGATATCATCCCTTAAAGTTATGTGTATAAATATCGCTCTCAACCATCCCTCTCAACGGAACCATTCCATTATTTATATCCTAGAACCGAACACACCTTAATTATCCCTAGTTCATAAGGTTTAGACACATATATATAAACCATGTGTGTATGGGCACAATGTGACGTGTGTGCTCACATGTCACATCTGTATAGTCTACATATAAGCAGAAAATTACAATGACATAAAACTGTAACATTGGCTTGTTTATCCCACTCTTTGTAAGCATCTATACCCCTCGGTAAATCATTGGTGTTTTGATAATAAATATTTAGTATATAAAATTGGCTAAAAGTTAACTCAACTTAAGTAAAAAAGTATTATACATGTTGTTAAACTAAGAGAGATGATAATATGTCGCATGTGTGCGCGGTTGAATAGAAACGTCCTCTGGTTTGGAGTTGGTTGTTTTTGCTCCGATAAAGGTTCAACAAGGCTTCAATATTTACACGTGGACATAAACCTTCAACTCTTCTATTTTGTATTCAAAATACATATATGCTAATGTAAGCTACAACTTCAGCATACTCACTATATCAATTATTGAGAATGATGTCATTAGTGCCTT from Sorghum bicolor cultivar BTx623 chromosome 8, Sorghum_bicolor_NCBIv3, whole genome shotgun sequence encodes:
- the LOC8076270 gene encoding RNA polymerase II subunit A C-terminal domain phosphatase SSU72 isoform X1, with translation MVAEGKRWRFAMVCSSNMNRSMEAHSQLGRAGLDVESYGTGTHVKLPGPSLHEPNVYDFGTPYGAIYDDLRRKDPDLYKRNGLLPMLKRNTSVKLAPQRWQDNAGDGVFDMIMTFEERVFDLVVEDMSNREPRLMKCVLIINMDVKDNHEEAGVGAKLAVELCQKLEAIDGDWEDIIDDLITAFEKQHKRRLAYSISFY
- the LOC8076270 gene encoding RNA polymerase II subunit A C-terminal domain phosphatase SSU72 isoform X2, producing the protein MVAEGKRWRFAMVCSSNMNRSMEAHSQLGRAGLDVESYGTGTHVKLPGPSLHEPNVYDFGTPYGAIYDDLRRKDPDLYKRNGLLPMLKRNTSVKLAPQRWQDNAGDGVFDMIMTFEERVFDLVVEDMSNREPRLMKCVLIINMDVKDNHEEAGVGAKLAVELCQKQSRGDPHLEIFY